In Georgenia soli, a genomic segment contains:
- a CDS encoding fructose bisphosphate aldolase, translated as MNEQQLTKVRDGVGFVAALDQSGGSTPKTLRRYGIAEDAYADENEMFDLVHEMRTRIITSPVFGGDRIIGTILFENTMDREILGRPSADYLWNVKHVVPFLKVDKGLQKEADGARLMKRIPYLDGLLERALAQGVFATKMRSTITLPGPGLADVVTQQLDVAEHILTTGLVPIVEPEIDIGSPRKAEAEDQLLEALTERLDRLPPEHLVMLKLTPPETDNLYAPLVAHPNVLRVLFLSGGYSREEANARLARNHGAIASFSRALTEGLSVSQSPEDFDRVLDQSIASIAAASAT; from the coding sequence ATGAACGAGCAGCAGCTGACCAAGGTCCGCGACGGCGTCGGCTTCGTCGCGGCGCTCGACCAGAGCGGCGGCAGCACGCCGAAGACGCTCCGGCGGTACGGCATCGCGGAGGACGCCTACGCCGACGAGAACGAGATGTTCGACCTCGTCCACGAGATGCGCACGAGGATCATCACCTCCCCCGTCTTCGGCGGGGACCGGATCATCGGCACGATCCTGTTCGAGAACACCATGGACCGGGAGATCCTCGGCCGCCCGTCTGCGGACTACCTCTGGAACGTCAAGCACGTCGTCCCGTTCCTCAAGGTCGACAAGGGCCTGCAGAAGGAGGCCGACGGCGCCCGCCTGATGAAGCGCATCCCGTACCTCGACGGCCTGCTCGAGCGTGCGCTGGCCCAGGGAGTCTTCGCCACCAAGATGCGCTCGACCATCACCCTGCCCGGCCCCGGTCTGGCGGACGTCGTCACCCAGCAGCTCGACGTCGCCGAGCACATCCTCACCACCGGTCTGGTGCCCATCGTGGAGCCGGAGATCGACATCGGCAGCCCGCGCAAGGCCGAGGCGGAGGACCAGCTCCTCGAGGCGCTGACCGAGCGGCTCGACCGTCTCCCGCCCGAGCACCTCGTGATGCTCAAGCTGACGCCGCCGGAGACGGACAACCTCTACGCCCCGCTGGTCGCGCACCCGAACGTGCTTCGGGTGCTGTTCCTCTCCGGCGGCTACAGCCGCGAGGAGGCCAACGCGCGCCTGGCGCGCAACCACGGCGCGATCGCCAGCTTCTCGCGGGCGCTGACGGAAGGCCTCTCCGTCTCGCAGTCCCCGGAGGATTTCGACCGGGTGCTCGACCAGTCCATCGCGAGCATCGCCGCGGCGTCGGCCACCTGA